The sequence ttgccccctccctcccccctcgctccctcccttctccctccctccctccctccctccccctccctcctccctccctcccctcccccctctctccctcctccctcctcccccccccccctccctacctgcgGGTGGCAGCTCCGCGTCCCTCTTGACGAaggccttcctcttctcctccagcagctgaCTGGGGATCAGCCCCGCGCTCCCGCCCTCCACGTGACGcgcctgatacacacacacacacacacacacacacacacacacacacacacacacacacacacacacacacgcacacacacacacacacagatacgcacacgtacgcacacacacacacgcacacacacatacgctcacaTAAACCCACaagcacccacatgcacacaagcacacggacaaagaaacacacgcacagacaagtTACGCATTTTGCAGAACAACACGAATTGTAAATGCTGCATTCAGAAGAGCACACACGGTGCAATgtgcagtctgtgtgtgtcctctcctcTGCGTTGGCTGTACCTGCCACCAGTTGAGGTCGTCCTGGTTGACGATCTGCATGATGTCCCCCGTCTCAAACCTTAGGCCCGCCTCCTTGCAGGGGATCAGGCTGTCATTGGCCGGGTCGTAGTCATAGTAACACTTGTAGAATACCTGGATTGTATCAACTCAGCTGTTAAGCCTTGAAGTATGACGTgcgtgttggtgtatgtgtgtggtggttgtgtgtctgtgggtgtgtatttgtgtgtttttgtgtgtgcattaatgtgtctgtggttgtgtgcgtgtatgcatgcacTATATATgtatggatatgtgtgtgtgtgtgtgtgtgtgtgtgtgtgtatctgtgtgtgcgtgtatattcagctctgtgtctgtgtatgtgtgcgtgcgtgtgtgtttatgtgtgtgcaagtgtatgtatttgtgtgtgcgtgtatattcacctctgtgtgtttgtgtatgtgtgcgtgtgtgtgtgtgtgtgtgtgtgtgtgtttatgtgtgtgcacgtgtgtgtgtgtgtgtgtgtgtgtgtgtgtgtgtgtttatgtgtgtgcacgtgtgtgtgtgtgtgtgtgtgtgtgtgtgtgtgtgtgtgtgtacctgtctggGTGTGTTGGTCTCGTGGTAGCTGGGGACGATCTTCAGCACCATGCTCCCGCTGGccgcctggagctcctcctgcaCGACCCGGGGGTCCTGACACACCTCCCGGCCgttcacctgcacacacacagcagcccgcaacaccaccaccgcttCACCACCGGTCCTCTCCACGCACCTCGACATGCTGCTCCTTCCATGGGCCGCTCACGACGAAGGCAACTACCTCAATGACCCGTTTGAGTCTCATGGGGATGGCGTTATTTTTGGCTGGGATATTAAGGTTGTTGACCTCTGTAAGTTATACCAAGGATGAGTGACTTCTGGCTGAAAGCAGAATGAtggttttctattggctgagCAACCTTGCGTAAGCGAGTATGACCGGTGTTTTGACAGCGCCCTGGCTTCTACCTCACTTATACCTACCAGTTTTTGTCTCCTTGTCGTAAGTACGTAAGCGGTTAATTTATTCTGAGCATTTCTTTAGCTTTCAACTGCATGGCAAACAAGGTATaaattctatatattttttgtaaatagACATTTCTTTTGTGCATAAACCTATGAATATTTTCAATGACTCATGTCTTTCCTATTTTTCTGTTCATATCGTGACCTACAGCTTACTCATTACAAATGTTCTATTCTATTCTCTCTAGTAATGATTCCTTTTCTATCTATTTCTATGAAATGGGGACAGCTTTCCTCTTTCCAAAGGGGAACTCTATCGCCCCCCGGTGGCCCAGGCAAACAGTACCTATTTGAATGAAGACCCGGGGAGACTCTATCGCCCCCGGTGGCCGCGGGACGCATTACCTCTTTAATGATGTCGCCCACGTGCAGCAGCCCCTGCTGGTCCACCATCCCCCCGTGAAGGATCCGCGCAATCACCAGCTCGCCCGCCTCCACGCGAAAGGTCACGCCCTGGGAGccacgtacacgcgcacacacacacacacacacacacacacacacacacacacacacacacacacacacacacacacacacacacacacacacacacacacatacacacatgtgcacacacacatagcacataCACTCTTGGTTAGGTAAAACCAAACACTGGATGAGACCAGGTGGTGTCTCTGAGCAGATTGGTTACAAACATAACTGATGATTATTTATCACAGTGGTGATGAATGCATGTCCTGTGGTTGGCCTGATGCAGTTATCACTAACACATGGTGTCTGGGGCACCCTGACACAACCGATCCCATCTGCACAAGTTAGGCTGCATAACAGAAGACATAACTATGTTTTCTGCAGATAATTGATTACAGGTTCTGTAACCTGTAATTAACTGTCCACCAGAGAACGACTTGTCCCCAACAGACTTATTGGATTTGcgtttgagtgtgagtgtgagtgtgagtgtgagtgtgtgtgtgtgtgtgtgtgtgtgtgtgtgtgtgtgtgtgattgactcagtgagtgagtgagtgtgggtgagtgagtgagagtgagtttggacttgtttgtttgtgtgtgtgtgcgcacgtccatgtgtgtgtgtgtactcgttcttgatgtgcgtgtgtgtgtatgtttgtgtgtgtgtatgtgtgtgtagttgtttgagcgtgtgtgtgcgtgtgtgtgtgtacttgtttgagtgtgtgtgcatgtgcgtgtgtgtgtgtgtgtgtgtgtgtgagtacttgtttgtgtttgtgtgtatgtgtgtgtacttgtttgagtgtgtgtgtgtgtgtgtgtgtgtgtgtgtgtacttgtttgtgtgtgtgtgtgtgtgtgtgtgtgtgtgtgtgtgtgtgtgcgtgcgtgcgtgcgtgcgtgtgtgcgtgtgtgtgtctgtgcgtgcgtgcgtgcgtgcgtgcgtgcgtgcgtgtgtgtgtgtgtgtgtgtctgtgtgtctgtgtgtgcgtgcgtgcgtgctgtgcgtgcgtgcgtgtgtgtgtgtgtgtgtgtgtgtgcgtacttgtttgtgtgtgtgtgtctatgtgtgtgtacttatttgagtgtgtgttcacgtgtgtgtgtgtctgtttgtggtgcgtgcgtgcgtgcgtgcgtgcgtgcgtgcgtgcgtgcgtggcgtgcgtgcgtgcgtgcgtgcgtgcgtgcgtgcgtgcgtgcgtgcgtgcgtgcgtgcgtgcgtgcgtgcgtgcgtgcgtgcgtgcgtgcgtgcgtgcgtgcgtgcgtgcgtgtgtgtgtgtgtcctagccCCCCTCACCAGGTGCTCCCCGGCCACCTTGCGGATGCCCACCATGCGGATGGcctcggggggggtggggcaggcTGTGGGTGTGGCCCTCGCCGGGGGGGTCCCCGTGGTCCACGTGGTcacaggggctgggggggcggggtctcgCACTCCTGGGACGCCACCGAGTCGTGGGTCTCCAGCAGCGACTGGAGGgagaaccaatcagaagagagaagagagagagaggagaaccaatcaaaagagagagagagagaggagaaccaatcagaagagagagagggagaggagaaccaatcagaaggagagagagggaggagaaccaatcagaagagagagagaggggagagaggagaaccaatcagaagagagagagaggggaggagagaggagagagagagaggaggaagagagagagagagagagagagagagagagagagagagagagagagagagagagagagaggagagagagagagaggggagggagagagagagagggcagggcgggaaggagagagagagagagggagaaccaatcagagagagagagagagagagagaggaggggagagaaccatcagaagagagagagaggggagaaccaatcagagagagagagagagagagagagagagagagagagagagagagagagagagagaggagagagaagagagagagagagagagagagagagagaaccaatcAGAATGGGTTAGCGGGTCATGAGTTTTGAGATTATGTGCGCACTTCCTTTACATCTTGCAGGTTGTTGGTCTCTTGTAGATTGTGTGTTTTGTAGGTGGGGGAGAGTGACTCTAGCCTGGGCTCCAGAAAAATCTGCAAGCTCATGATAAATTTGCTCTGGCAGAAGCATCGGACCCCCTCCCGCTCTGACAGATGTCATGCAGACCGAGCCAATCACAACAATCTATCTCATAGCATGTgtctaaaagtgtgtgtgtgtgtgtgtgtgtgtgtgtgtgtgtgtgtgtgtgtgtgtgtgtgtgtgtgtgtggtgtgtgtgtgtgtgtgtgtgtgtgtgtgtgtgtgtgtatgtgtgtgtatgtccataggtgtgtgtgtgtgtgtgtttgtgtgtttgtatgtccctgtgtgtgtttgtgtgtgtgtgtttgtggttgtgtatgtccctttgtttgtgtgtgtgtatgtattcctgtgtgtgtgtgtgtgtgtgtgtgtgtgtgtgtgtgtgtgtgtgtgtgtgtgtgtgtgtgtgtgtgtgcctgtgtgtgtgtgcctgtgtgtgtgtgtgtgtgtgtgtgtgtgtccctgtgtgtgtgtgtgtgtgtgtgtgtgtgtgtgtgggtgtgtccctgtgtgtgtgtgtgtgtgtgtgtgtgtgtgtgtgtgtgtgtgttgtgtgtgtgtgtgtgtgtgtatgtgtgtgtgtgtgtgtgtgtgtgtgtgtgtgtgtgtgtgtgtgtgagtgtgtgtgtgtgtgtgtgtgcgtggtaccTGGAAGTGTGGCTGCCTCAGGATGTCCCTGAGCTGGGCGGCGGGCTCTGAGCGCTGGCTGAAGGGCTCCAGCTCCCGGAGGATCTCCTGCACCAGCTCCACGTTGTTGTCCCGCACCGCCGTGGCACGGGGGCTCCGAGACACGCCGCTCCgcctcctgacacacacacacacacacacacacacacacacacacacacacacacacacacaggcacacacacacacacacacacacaggcacacacacacacacacacacacaggcacacacacacacacacacacacaggcacacacacacacacacacacacacacacaccacacacacacacacacacacacaggcacacacacacacacacacacacacacaggcacacacacacacacacgcacacacacacaggcacacacacacacacacacaggcgcacacacacacacacacacacacacacacacacacacacacacaggcacgcgcacacacacacacacacaggcacacacacacacacacacacacacacaggcacacacgcacacaggcacacacacacacacacacacacacacacacacacacacacacaggcacgtgcACAGGATAAGTGGTTAATCAGGGACCTTTCCATTATGAATGATCGCAGAGTGGACAGCTAGGTTGAtcgatgtgtgtctgtgtgtgtatgtgtgtgtgtgtgcgtgtgtgtgtgtgtgtgcgtgtcccaccAGGGGGCCCTCCATAATGCCTTGAGGTAGATGAGGTCCAGGTCATTGGCCGTGGTGGAGCTGGCTGTGCTGTCACTCATCGCGTCCAACACCTGGGGTGCtgctaggacacacacacacacacacacacacaccacacacacacacacacacacacacacacacacacacatacacacacacatacacacacacacagacagacaaacagacagacacacaaacgcacacacacagagacaaatgcATGCAGGCCAGtgtcacacacccccccccacacacacacacaccaaacacgcacaaacaaacgaGTTGTGATGTGGCGCTGCCCTGGACCTCCGTGGACCGGAGGGTGTAAGTCGTTGCTCTACATAACGTGGTCCTGAAGAAGACTTTACGCGGGGCGTACCGCTGAGACTTAACACTCAGCCGTGAGAGACTCTCTGAAGTGCAAGAGATGTTTTTGCACCTTTCTTTTTTCAGTTTATGCTTTTGTCACCCGTGcgcaattttttttcttcatttataacgtttatttacaatattgactAACTGGTCCCCCAAAGGTATTACAGAGATTCTGACTACCAGTtcacacacaccagtgtgtgtgAACCTCACACTGGTTGAGACAACCAAACcattgttaatttgttataattTGATATTGGTTTAGATTATATTCTCATATATTCGTGCTTACAATTTGGTTACTTTTTTTTTGACCTACTGTTCCAATATAATACCAATATAATATGTATCAAGGCCAAAGACCAACATTTGTCTTAATTTACTTTAAAACATTATTATGTCATAAGCTGTATTGTAAAAAATTAAGTTACCTAAATCAATGTAAGAATTTCTCCCCGAGAGAGGTGGAGCCTGTCTAAAATATTCATAACTAGAGATTTCGTTtttcccagacagacagacagacagacagacagacacacagacagacagacacacagacagacacacagacagacagacacacagacagacagggagagagacagacagacagacatacatacagataGACAAAGTTATGTTGAAAACATTTACTCTGGGCAGAAGTCAAATTAGTTATCCCTTCTAGTATTTCCTACATTTTATGATTAACCTATAATAATATNNNNNNNNNNNNNNNNNNNNNNNNNNNNNNNNNNNNNNNNNNNNNNNNNNNNNNNNNNNNNNNNNNNNNNNNNNNNNNNNNNNNNNNNNNNNNNNNNNNNTAATGAAACCCACTTTCTCGTACCCTCGCTTTCAGTGCTCTATtcatatttctttctctctttccctctaaaAATGGCAACACTATTAACTCTTCCGCCTCTCTAATTCCCTCACtcctatacacacacgcatgcacacgcacacgcacacacacgcacgcacactcacacacacacacacacacacacacacacacacacacacacacacacacacacacacacacacacacacacacacacacacacacacacacacacacacacacaggtatccCATCTTTTGCCACCTCCCCCGCTTTTCGCCACCTGATTTTGTGTGTCGGTACACGACACATCCATTGGTACTCAGACGCGCATGTAGGTCAGGGAGAAAATAACGGGATCCTTCATAAACTATCTGGTTGTTGATGCAACAATATAATTTCACAACGGTCTTTTCAGACATGAAACCTAGTCCAGTCTGAAGTAATAGCAAAAACACATCCCACTACCCACTATCCCACAACGGAGTGTGATGTTAAATCAATTTGAATCACATAAGGTGGCACTTCTATAGTGTAGCCTTTATTTAAGGCACATTATTAATaaaaggaagaagaaagagaTATTGAACAGTTTTGCAACCTGCAATTTGCATCTGAGCGAAGATAGAAGATAGAAAGATACAAAAGAGGCCGACGCCGTGTCCCATGTGTGCGCACGGTACACGCACCACTCCCGGTCGTCTTTATCCAATGTGTTGGCTAATAACTGAACTAAACACACATTGATTCATTCTGGAGAtctaaaaaagaaaacagagcTTCCACTCGACCTAGTAAAAAGAAAATGACCAGACCACACCATGGGTGCTATAATTGAGCCCCTATGCATGTCTCCACCATCACACACAATACCAAACATGGGATGCAAATGTTTTACGTTTCACATGCGACCATGAGAAAAATAGGCAGTGCGCATCGACTTTTCGGTTGCATGATTACATTACAACGGACGCTTCAGTTACGAATTCCCCTCCTACCTTAACGGATATCAAGGCGGGTTTCTTTAAAAGAGCGTGTGTTCCCTCTGTATCCCCGTCGTCGTCCCGTGGTACTCGTTGTTATTGTCTCGGAGCGTCCGCCGTCATCAGACTGGTGCGCGTCGTGAgatgcagtgttgccagatttggcCTGATCTCtctcccaatctggcaacgcctGGCTCCAATACTGGTGAGGAACAGAGGTAAAGGACCAATGAGCTGCTCTCAGATGAGCACCGCGCAGACACGGTCTGCAGAGCTGATATATTGAGGGTGTTATCATCTATCGAAAGAAAAAGGGTCTTGAGAAATCAGGTTAACAAATGATTTTACCTGCAGGCTTTGTGATTATTGGGTAGGCTTTCCGTGTGTGTATAAAGATGCTGCTCCTTTGGATAATTGTAAAATATTTATGAACGGTATGAATACAGCATCTGGCCCCTAGATGGGAGTACCACCACTATAATaaaactgtaggcctactgcgcTCTATTACAAAGGGAAGGAACACATTTCTATATAGGCTACATATCAGCTATGGTATAAGGGGCCCTATATATAGCGTAATGCATGTAGATCTTTAGAAGTCCTGCATTAAAGTAAACTTCTATATTGGCTAAGTTGTGTGAGGGACATGCAACTTGCTGTTTTGTATTTCTTGGCCGTTCATTTGGCCGCCGTTGAGATTGTCTCGACAGCCAAAGCGGCCCCTAGAGGTCGCCCTTCTCTCGTCCATCCAGGCTACGATTTAGAACGGCATTGTGTGGCTTCGTGCCATTTAGTTGTAAGGTCCAGATTGCAAACCACTAAATAACTCCCCCAGcacaggcccccaggataggcgcatacttccgcaatccaccagtgctcagaggccaagcctggtattgcagctgtttaagctggctgtggacgggggtccgtcatttcatgtggcccagaagtagatatcgccgtccactccaatacaagtggggaacaggattgtgtctccgcaaaaaatgtctggatatcaatcaaaggctcatacttatatttctaccctgttctaaaaaaatgtaagttttttcttttcaaaacgcctcctcaagcgttttattagcagtttatgttgggtgggcagctgaaaggagtcgtactgaaacaaacggctccttgctatggctgagaggcttgtcagctgatgaggtgcacctgtgcaggtctgccacgcaggctttagccagtctctctctctttccacagaggcaggtgggcttgggttctgtttagggtggttccttaaggttttggacctttggattggttccatgttttgttttatgttaacactattcaacatccccacagcacactttccactgcccatattcataggctagtcgaaataattgtgtgtttggtcagtagttccgttggttggtcacatatgttggtttgctgtgcaggtttggtttgttgcattttgtttgggtatttccaacatggtaaagatggtttgttgttcccagttgtgagaaggtgaaatcctcccccttctcactgtcccgcattagaggaattattattattatattgtgtgtgtatatattatattgggCTGGTGTAAAattggtcttccgtcccggtagggggcagtatgctaagggagcttaggatcagagtatcagggaatagcccaggggggtgttgatagaaacagctgttttgtaaatatctttaggttctgcacagggtgtgggtatatatgtatttggtgattgtttatttagtatcatgtttatttagtattcacacaatgtactttctgttcagttatgttGGATTGTTAGCTTTAGGTAAATAATGTTCCccaactaatggtctggcccatacggccgtgattggtccaattgccatttccctatttaagggctttctcatttggtgtttggggctgaaggtggtgctggttaggttaggttaggttaggttaggttaggttaggttaggttaggttaggttaggttaggttaggttaggttaggttaggttaggttaggttaggttaggttaggttaggttaggttaggttaggttaggttaggttaggttaggttaggttaggttaggttaggttaggctaggctaggctaggctaggctaggctagtttttgtgggcatttgactgaacagcccagacaaatattgccgccaacatggcacttcgaaacagaccaccgcagtgagtaaaagttattttcctttattaattgttgatgtttttgtgctgtctcctcagacacaagccatcagtatccctgctctttgcaccttgacatgcatgtcgctgctgtttgttaacctagctttgctgatttgtaccttgtgatgtgtgtgtgtttttcttaacaggtgttagatgactgacaagatctatgggggggccccctttgggcccccccataccaacttagtcttcaaaggaatctagtgccatgggactccagtgtcttcaaaacatccttggaatacatgtgtatgaatggtccaccgaagggttgatctggaagccaccacggtccacgcagtaatctgctgcgtgggccgtagtggcttccagagccatctttcggtcttggtcaggatttgttacagttgcccttcaatgtagcaggctactggtttctgaagaagcctgctttatgtagtattggagtacaaatattgtgcaaaatgctcatgtaattgcactagcactagtaacctgtagattagcttagtttaacgtcattccgtgctgtctctgtcaaatgtgtggcttactttaagtccacaaggccctctggtaaaccacgttggaacacccctggacaaggtgattagtcactgggtgtgtgctaaagttttgttccatttttcactagttggttaaggtttgatagaattgtttggatgctagcgacgtgatggcgtatgtacaagagcctaccgtggccaggccacagttgcgacggccacggccagatggcctagtgtgagtgcaaccttgattgcatttgtatactgtttaccattggatgtttatgcaatttggcttaattcatccgcagtaaaggttcatttgactattccagggtcgttttgtacaggctttcaattgaccatgttgactagtttgtgggaagttttttgttgttttttaacccttgcttacaatccaacggttgtgaccacttatgcaactgggctgtgaaccttgcaattctagttgcatatttgtacacgcaagcttgtccatttctatcgccatcactaacactagcttcagcatttccttgtaggccattagctgacttgtgtattggagcgatgatttgggtattttaagatgcttgaaaacctaaaataaagcaaaatgcgtgtctggtgtgcaagagccaatttgttggtttgcagtagtcgaggagttgccgtaggtcgtaagccatctggaggttgtggcaatggaggcttgtggtagatctgccatccaagaaaggttaattcttctgaagcatcattaatagtttagtaaattgaatctattcatatagaactataaaatccaagactgcagccagtaacttggatcgcaatatgtggaaagtattagtcttcatttgtaacaacagaataattaacatgactaactgggtttcttccattttctaactagggggacttgactggtgagtctactggattaatcagtagcggtactttgcccaacagatttgatggcatgactacagggtgacaaagacaattattccctgcctttcaaaagagacttctaaaacatatctgctagaacagttcctgtactttttgtataatttggtcatgctgcaaatttactttttgtagttgctccatatttagttctttgacagcctcacctgctagaaaagtctattcaaattggctaaatataatgaactaaattaatagccatgaaatgttgtcactcatactaatggcaaataccctctttcagttggtggttcaacactgatgtctctctaggcttgagggagagctcacaagtaaattacacgaatgtcctggagcaattgggaatacacttttatttagtctacctgaccagggacatctttgaactataggtcacctaacccaaacttttcactcttgttaggttgtccttttctcttgttttaacccgaaagggctgaaatatcgacatttcaggtattctgtttggataatgtgcaaaacttgtggcttcactaataaaaaaaattaacaaatgtatttttcttaatgtggttaaaaaaatgaaactctgaaattttttaatttgataaaacacaactatgggttaaaggtattagctttgggcatcttttgatatttttagaatctagctccattgccgttagaaatggtgtctcccagtgctgcaaagtgcttccacaagtttaaaaaagaatgggcagaaaaggaactgccaactaaatctatttaacatgggtagaaagtttccatggaagctcttggctgctggttcccaacacagctctactgttagcctgtgaccttgcgtttaactttttttgacttgactttcacaaaagagaaatgaactggttaatacaataaagacatttcatggtaccattttgaactgtttgtggatattgcagtaaatccatatgcttgaaacttttcaataatgcatatcaacgaaacaatggaatgaaataaatagttcaagcaatttgtgggactttgaatgggaatattctataaatgtctttatcatctttcgtctcaacacttctgctgcagccgctgttgaagcgtatgagtcctttgagaccccctttgataaaaggggttctcaaatgttgaccctcagtcacctattgcatcacttcctttagggcttcggcctcctaattaatcatagtataattgaatgccctttcatatatatgatacctccaccactgggacgtggcaacaattctccaaatccatatgggggggatgcttgtg comes from Gadus macrocephalus chromosome 2, ASM3116895v1 and encodes:
- the mpp2a gene encoding MAGUK p55 subfamily member 2a isoform X1; translation: MEGPLEAERRVSEPPCHGGAGQQRGAGAGDPPGAGALQPALRARRPAQGHPEAATLPVAAGDPRLGGVPGVRDPAPPAPVTTWTTGTPPARATPTACPTPPEAIRMVGIRKVAGEHLGVTFRVEAGELVIARILHGGMVDQQGLLHVGDIIKEVNGREVCQDPRVVQEELQAASGSMVLKIVPSYHETNTPRQVFYKCYYDYDPANDSLIPCKEAGLRFETGDIMQIVNQDDLNWWQARHVEGGSAGLIPSQLLEEKRKAFVKRDAELPPAAGNLCAGIGGKKKKKMMYVTTRNAEFDRHELLIYEEVAKVPPFKRKTLVLIGAQGVGRRRLKNKLLLMDAPQFGTTIPHTSRKPKAGERESRMFAFTSRSLMEADLKAGRFLEHGEYDGNLYATKTASIHQVVEAGRVCILDVSPQSLKVLRTSEFLPYVVFLKAPEFQVLKALNHSAVDAGVVTETLTDAELQRTCDESARLEAAFGHYWDLTLVNDNLDETYRTLKAALDTVSKNPQWVPVTWVF
- the mpp2a gene encoding MAGUK p55 subfamily member 2a isoform X2, whose amino-acid sequence is MSDSTASSTTANDLDLIYLKALWRAPWRRSGVSRSPRATAVRDNNVELVQEILRELEPFSQRSEPAAQLRDILRQPHFQSLLETHDSVASQECETPPPQPLATPTACPTPPEAIRMVGIRKVAGEHLGVTFRVEAGELVIARILHGGMVDQQGLLHVGDIIKEVNGREVCQDPRVVQEELQAASGSMVLKIVPSYHETNTPRQVFYKCYYDYDPANDSLIPCKEAGLRFETGDIMQIVNQDDLNWWQARHVEGGSAGLIPSQLLEEKRKAFVKRDAELPPAAGNLCAGIGGKKKKKMMYVTTRNAEFDRHELLIYEEVAKVPPFKRKTLVLIGAQGVGRRRLKNKLLLMDAPQFGTTIPHTSRKPKAGERESRMFAFTSRSLMEADLKAGRFLEHGEYDGNLYATKTASIHQVVEAGRVCILDVSPQSLKVLRTSEFLPYVVFLKAPEFQVLKALNHSAVDAGVVTETLTDAELQRTCDESARLEAAFGHYWDLTLVNDNLDETYRTLKAALDTVSKNPQWVPVTWVF